From the genome of Numenius arquata chromosome 9, bNumArq3.hap1.1, whole genome shotgun sequence:
GGTTTACAGTGGTGGATTGTTCTTTTGAGTAGAAAACAACAAATTACTTCGTGAGGAGGGCCGGTACTGTTAAACCTGATCTTGGTTCCTTGGCCAGAACATCTCCAGAAAGGGGTGGCAAAGGGCAGGAACGGTGAGGAAATCCCGCTGCGGGAAAGGACCCGGCGCAGCCTCTCGTCTCTCAGGAGCCACCAGCAGACCAGACGCACACAGCAGGCTGCTCAAGACAGACACTGGCACAGACCAAAGCAGGTTCACAGCCTCTTCAGCAGGCCCAGTAGGAGAACTGGCCATACTGGACAGACCTGGGGCAATCTCCCTGTGGccgctggctggaggcagggtgaTGGGGTGGAAGCTGAGAAAGGGCTGTCCCGCCGGAGGGGTTCGGGGTCCCTTGGGCACTGATCTCGTGAACGTTGAGGCTGTTAATGGAAATGTGTGCTGTTGAGGCAGATGGGGTTATCCTCCAGAAGCAGAGGCAGACATTAGAGGACTGGAGAATTTCCAGTAGTGACTTGTTCAGTAGTGCAAAATGCAAAGCTGCACAGAAGCCTAGAGCTCATCATTCGTGACTGAGGGGGATCTGGTGGCCACTAGCCATTTAAGGGAGGAACATGACTCGCATGCCTCATATGCAACATTAAGATCCCTTGGGGCAGAGTCTCCAGTAGGGAGAACTGGTGTGATTATGCATCGCCCTGGTCAGAGCTCGTCTAAAGCAGTCAGTGTCACTGGGAAAACAGTCTTCGGAGGAGGACAAAGAGTTTAGCGAGAGGACCCAGTGGTGTCTGTGAACAGGTAAGCACTGGGAATGAAGTAATCTTACTGGACTCCCAGGGTAAAAGCTAGCATAAAGCAGTAAACTACTCATGAATGGTTGGTTGGGAAAGTAGACGCTGGCCATTGGAGCAGGCTCGGTTTCCAATGCTCAAATAAGATAGTATGATTTGGTAGGTGCCACACATGAAGGTTGAGCTGAGTTACCAAGGAAGATCCTCCTTGTCTGACTAGAGCCCAAAGAACATCTCTTCTCTGAGGCTGGGAACTAGTTCGGTCTCATTCAGCTGGGAATCCTCTTTGGTGTGTCCTGCCCCAATCCAGGAACACCTGGAAAAATAGAGGCGCTTTGGCACATCCCATGTAAGTCCACGTTGTAGCAGAACAGACCAGGACCACTTGCGATTGTCTGGGAGGTGGGCCTGAGACTGTGGGGCTGGGCACGTTCAAGCATGGGAGTGGAGCTTCAGATGGGATGGTGACTCCGTGGTCCCTGCCTACCTCAGTGTGTCTCCCTGCTGGAGCCCGCTGCTTGGTTTGGGAGAGCTGTTTGCAGAAGTGGCTGTCCTCAAAGCCTGTCTTTCATGGGGGGCCCATACTTGTGTTCTGCTCCTTTTTCCTGTGGCTGggagcccttccctccctgtaGCTCTGGGTGGTTCCTGGTTGCTGTGGAGGTGCTGGCTGCCGGGAGGCCTCTGCTCTCAGGGTGGTCATCTCTCCCCATTCAGCAGCTTTGCTTGAGTATTGTCTTGAGGCATGTTGTCAGCGGTGCCCTGCTGATATGTGGAAGAGTTGCCTTGTACTTCTGTCCCTTTCCTAGAGCCCTGAGGCGGTGACTGATTGCAGTGATCTTGGCAACTCTGGCTGCTCCTAGGGGCTTCTGTTGTAGTTGAGTTGCTTGTGACAAACACCATAGATCTGATGTAAGTTGAGTGCTTTCAGGGCTTGCACTCCAACAGGGAGTCCTGCCCGGCTTGTCTTCCCATTCGGGAGAAGCTGTGGCCTCCAGGTCTGCTCTTAGAGAGTGACGTTAAGCTGCCTTAGTCCCTCTGCAGCCAAGGACACGATGGAGAGGTGTACCAGGGCAGGTGACCTGAAATGAGGAGCTGATGAAGGGTCATCTTACCTCCACCCTGCTACCCCTTTGGACACCGGAGGGCCCGGGAGCTGCATGTGTTCCCTGGGACTTAGTCAGGGATAGGCTACAGTTTCCTGTATCCTAAGTGTTCATGACTTTCTTGTAGTGGCACCGGACACAATTAACAACCACGTGAAGACCTGTCGTGAGGAGCAGAAGAACCTGCACTTCTTTGCCCCGGAATATGGAGGTATGGTGTGGCTATTTGTTGACCTTGCTAATGCTTCCAAGCCGTTCTGTGTCTTGTTTTCAACTACAGGCTCCCGAGAGACCTCACATTAACAGTTTTGAGTTATTTGCCTGCTTAAATGCTTCGACTCCTCTGTCTTTTGatagcaggggagggggagaaggctGCAGGATTATCGTAGCCTGATGGAGGGGTGGTCCTGCTGGTCCCGCTGAATGCAGGCAGGGACTGATAACAGCATTATTTCTGTCTTACAGAAGTTGCCAATGTCACCACTGCTGTGGACATCTACTCCTTTGGGATGTGCGCACTGGAGGTGAGTGCGGAGCACGtcggctgtggggcagggaatgaatctgagggaaggagatggctctgTGGAGATGCTGTGGTTAGGGGTGGGTTAGCTTGGGAACAGACCCTTGAGCCAAATGCACTTTGCCTTGGAGGGATCCCTGTCCAGGCTCTCCCAGATGCCTTACTAAGAAGTAAATACTCAGTAATGTGTAGTTCTTTCTGAAATTCAATAATGTGTAATTCATTACTCTGCGGGTCTTGGCCGTTTCTGAGGTCTGACCCACTGGCTGGTGGGAAGTCACTGCTACCAACTGTGCTTCATGTACCTGGAGAACAGAACCCCCGTTCTGGGGAGGACCTGTTCCTCTTGGGGTGTCTGGAGGAGGGGACAGTTGTCCATACCTTTCTCGGCCGGCCTGTCCCCAGCTGACACAGGTGCTGGTCGCAGTCAGGCACAAGTCTGACGTACCTGACCTTAGCAGCTCAGTGGTTCCTTTGGCCTTGCAATCAGCAGGCCCAAGTCTAGGAAAGTGGTGTTCTTGGCAGGAGTATTTTCTGGGAAGAATTGCCAGAATGAGACAACACAAAGAATTCTGAACTTCTGCTGCACATTCCATAAGTGAAGCAGGAAGAAACACAACTTTTAGGAAGCAAAACTTGAGTCGAATCTTAAGATGTTCTCTGGAATCTTCTTGCGAGCCTTTCCTAGCTGGGAATTTGTGTTGGCTGGGGCCAGTTCTGGATGGCACCGTGTGCATGTTGTTCTGCCGGCAGTACAGGGCTATTCATGCAGCCAGAGGGACACTGTCAGATTCGGGCAGTGATCCAGTTACTGCTTCATTAGAGGATGGGAATTATCAAGCAGAAGTACAGGCCGGTGGATCATGAGGTTCAGAATGGAGATACTGTCTGAGGTGACACTGGCATAGTTTTCAGATCTCCCTGGCAATCTGTTAGGGTGCTGGAAATGAGCTATTGTAACGAGGCACTCATTCTCTCTCTGCCTCACAAACTGTGACCTTAAACAGCACCAAACAACTTGGCTGTTACGATCCTGCGCTCGGCAGTGgtctcctccagctctgctcagtgCAGTCAGTGATTCTCAGTGGGGTCTGATGCGCTGCTTTGTGTTTGCAGATGGCGGTGCTGGAAATACAGGGTAATGGCGAGTCCTCTTACGTGCCCCAGGAGGCCATCAACAGTGCCATCCAGCTGCTGGAGGACCCCCTGCAGAGGGTGAGCGAGGTGGGGTCGGCACCCTGCAGACACGTTGGCACTGCACGTGGTCTCATGCCAGTTTTGTCTTCCAGGAGTTCATTCAGAAGTGTCTAGAACAGGACCCTGGCAAGCGTCCTACTGCCCGGGAGCTCCTCTTCCACCAGGCGTTGTTTGAGGTGCCATCACTCAAGCTGCTCGCTGCACACTGTATCGTTGGGCACCAGCGTGAGTATGGGCCCCCGGGCGCCACATCTCGCCTTCTGCAAAGCTCCCCAAAGTTGTCAGTGCTGCTGGCACCCTGGAAACCAAGACCTTTATCTGCAGCAGTCTGCCTGCTTGGAGCGGCACGGGAGATCAGCAGCCTCTGggggttttattgcttttcttagaTTGGAAAGGAATTGCAGTTGTTctaactgtttgtttttttaatagatatgATTCCTGAAAATGCTTTAGAAGAGATGACCAAGAACCTTGACATGAGTGCGGTGTTGGCAGAGATTAACCATGCAGACAGGGAAGGAGTCAAGATGATGTGAGTTTCCGTGGTGTGCTCGGAGGGGCTGCAcgtggagcaggggctggggcactGGGGCGAGCACCGAGGGATCTGCCTGGGGCTCTGCCCTTCGAGTTGCCTCATCCTTGGCTTCTCTGAACCTTCGGCTGCCTGTACCCCTCCTGCCCACTGGCACGGCTGCTTAGGACATGGGCATTTGAAACTGCACCCAAGAGGCTTGAGCACGTGGTTCTGTTAGATGAATGCTCACCTCAGtacttcttttttccctccctgcagctTCTCACAGTCTCCAGCACTGGAGCTGGACAAGTTCCTGGAGGATGTAAggtaagaggggttttttttaaagggcaactTCAAGTGTGTGTGAGACTGGAAAAATTTCAGAGAGACATAACCTCAGGCGCTGCTCCTTCCTTGTAGGAATGGTATTTACCCACTGACAGCCTTCGGGATGCCGcggccccagcagccccagcaggtgGTGGTGAAATCCCCCATTGCTCCTCCATCAGTGAAGACCCCGACTCCGGAGCCTGCCGAGGTGGAGACCCGCAAGGTGAGCGATGGGGGctccgtcccccctccccagccaagcTCCGCAACCGCAGCCGCTCACAGGGCGTCTCTGCTCCTCTTTCAGGTGGTGCTGATGCAGTGCAACATCGAGTCCGTGGAGGAGGGGGTGAAGCACCATGTACGTTCCCATCCTCTGGCTGAGCATGTGCCGGGGTGCACGAGGGCAGCGGTGAGAGCACGTGGCTCCAGCGGCCGACGTGCGGCTGGTACCTGCTGCCATCTCTGGGGCccaaagccagcccagccccgcgCCCCTGCCCCACCTGGCGGGCAGGAAATGTTTCCAGCCCGCTCCCGGGTTCAGGCTTCCCCTGCGGGAcggtgctgctggctgtggttgTTCTGTGGGTCTCCGCAGGGGGGATGGTTCCTACCCTGatgggggtctgtggggatgCTCCTGGCTATCTGTGGCCACCGTGCAGTTCCTCACGAGAACTTCTCTGCCCTGCAGTTAACGCTGCTGCTGAAACTGGAAGACAAGTTGAATAGACACTTAAGCTGTGACCTGCAGCCCAGTAAGTACCTTTCCTCCCACGCTGGGGCGCGCTGGGGCCGGCAGCACGCTCAGACCTGGGACCCACACCCGTCCCTGTGTTACAGATGACAACATCCAGGAGCTGGCAGCTGAACTGGTCCAGCTTGGCTTCATCAGCGAGGTAAGAGTCCTGGGGCTCAGGCAGGGATATAGATCTGCGTTCCTTTCTCAAACTTAAGTGGTTTCTGCCTGATCACTCCTCTGGCTGGAAGGGCGGGAGAAGTaagaggtgtccctgtccctgggccCTGGCAGgcttcagcccagctctgctttgcagGGGCTGGGCCCTCACTGCAGCTTGTTCTTCCCAGGCCGACCAGAGCAGACTCACCTGTTTACTTGAAGAGGCGTTCAGCAAGTTCTACTACACCCGGAACGGAGCCCTGACGGCAGTGACTGTGTCATCTTagccccccccggctcccgggCGGCCAGCGCAGCTTCGTGGCCTGTGACCCCTTGTGTGTCTGTCCATCGCTGTAGGGCATCAGCGAGACCCCGGCTGCAGCGCTTGGAAGCTCGTCCTGCATGTGCCGTGGCTGGGCTGCGACAATCCTCCCTGCCCGCCTATTAAAGGGGACTTTGCGCATCAGTATTATTTCCAGCCCTGTTTCTGTTGGGATTTTGCCAGGCGGTGCCGGGGAGCCGGGTCCTGGCTGGGGGTGTTCTTCAGCCCCGTTCATGTGCATGGAGTTTGGTCTGTTTGAATTGTACAAAGTGTCTTTTGCACAGCACAGAATTTTTGGTTTtcgtttttcttcctttttattttttttttttttttaatttaaaggtaaGCAGGGGGGAGCCCTGAAGCCCCGCCCACTTTGCAGCTGCCTCTGgcacccctcacccccctccttccctcctcccgggccgggggggcccggcccccccccccctccccgttccccgccgctcccgctccCCCGGCCGCACTTTGTTTACTGGTTTTGCACAGCCGCCGGCCCGTCGCTGGGCTGCAGCCTGTGCGGACACCGGGCTGTCCCCCCGgagcccccgccccgctcccggtgccccgggggctgcggggccgcgCCGCTCCCGGCGGAGCGctgggacccgcccccgcggctCCCTCCCGTcccggggtgcggggctgggcCCAGCGCCGCTCCTGCGTCTCGTTTCTAtcatttcctatttttaataaactgttttGTAAATACGCGAGTGCTGCCTCTttccggggcgggcgggggcgggacggggctgcccggccccggggcggtgCCGCggtggggaggcggcggcggcggcggcggcggccatggccggcgggcgcggggggcggtGGGCGCCCGGGGCGCTGGCGGAGCCGCGGCGGCTGATGCGGGGCGGGCTGGGGCTGATCGTGCTGGGCCACGGCAGCCTGGTGCTGGGCGCCATCGTCCACGGCTCCGTCCTGCGGCACGTGGCCGGCGCCGGGCGCGCCGTCACCCCCGAGTACGCGGCGGCCAACGTGGTGTCGGTGGGCTCCGGGCTGCTGGtgagagcggggccggggggcggggggcgggagggggggcgccggcccggcccccggcgcGGGCTGAGCGCGGGTCTCTCCCCGCAGAGCGTCGCCGCGGGCATCGTGGCCATCCTGGTGTCGCACAACCTGTCCCGGGCAGCGCTGGTGAGTGCGGGGCCCGGGGGGGCGGCAGCGGAGCGGGAGGGGGCCTCGccaccgccccgcgcccgcccgccaGCCGCCGCTCCCCTGGACCTTGTCCCCGGCGGCTCCTTCCGCCTCGGCCGCTCGCGGGGCTACGGGTGTCGCCTCCCGCCCCGGCTGAGCCCCgccgggaaggagggagggcgggcggcaGCCCGGGCACCGGGCACGGTGCTGGTGGGTGAAGCTGCAGCCGGGGTCAGGCGTCCCTCCGCGGGTCGCACGGGGGGGGCCCGCATCAGGCAGGGCTGCCGCTGGGGAGCTCGGCTCTCAGCGGAGCTGGGCCCGGGCTGGGACTCCCTGCGCGGAGGAGCCGGAGGCTCCGGGCTCACGGGAGCTGTGAAGGATGCGCAAGGTGCAAAAGCCTCACCCGAGCGTAGGGCTGAGCCGTGCTGGCAGCGGCAGGAGGGTGCCAATGTCTGCGGGGTTCCCAGCACCCCCGTTTCCCTGTGGAGCGGGTGTGCGGCGGGTCGGCGTCCCTGAccccctgcagctccccccccccccggcgtttCCCCAGCTGTGGCCGGCCCCACTCTCATGTGTTCTTGCTGCCCGCAGCATTGGGCCCTGCTGAGCGTGTCCCTGTTGAACTGCCTCCTGTCCACAGCCTGCAGCGtgggcctggccctggccatcGCCCTCACCGTTCACAGCCGGGGCATGCACCTTGTCAGGGGCTGCGACAGCTCCGTGCTGCCGGCTGATGCCCGGGTGGCCATCGCGACCAACGACTGTCCTTTCAACACCACGCGCATCTATGTGAGTCTGCGGGGCCAgcacccctccaccccctcccgctcttcctctttttgtctctgcttcctctctcttttccttttcgtCTTTCTCGCTCCCTCTCTCTTTGGCccgctctctctcttcctctcgcCCCCACACCCTTTGTTCTCTCTCACCCCCTGCTGCttgcgcagccccccccccccccccccccccagccacccgcGGGCAGGCTGGGTGCCATGGACCCCGTTCCCCGAGGGGCTGCTGaccctctgctctgcaggacacagcCCTGGCACTCTGGATCCCCTCCatgctgctggcagctgcagaAGCCGTGATGTCAGGCAGGTGCTGTTTGGTGGCCCTGATCTTCCGGGGCATTGGGCCCTGTGCACGCAGCTACGGCACCGAGCAGGTACGTCCCCTTGGTCTGGACGGATCTCCCTGTGCATGGCCCAGCATTGCtgcctttgtgctgctttgtgagTGTGCTGGGTTCTGCTGGGCCCTCGTTCCCATACAAGCAGGCTGTGCAgcgatgggagggggggggggggcgacgtCAAGTCTGAACCTCTTCTGGCCAGCCTTGGTGACAGACTGGCACCGCTTCATCTTGGGGAGttgcagagggaccctcctcgTCATCCCTCCAATAGCCAAGCCTGGTCTGTCCTGGCCGCCCTGAGCAAGCGCCACCTCCCCAACCTGGCCCAGCCCTTCACACGCCCCTGGGAcccctccagctctgctttctctctagGTGGCCGGGCCAAGTGCGGCGAAGGAGGGGCCGCCCCGTGAGATGCACCAGCTCCTGGCTGAGACTTGTGCCTAGAGCTGGAGAGGTGAGTGTGGTGGGTGGGCTGTGCCCGGGGGACAGGACGGTGCAGACTCTGATGGCAAGTGGGACTCTGCCCGCACCAGGCCCTGAAATGGCTCTCTCCAAGCACAAATACTGGCCACAGGTGTCAGCGTGTGCCTGGCCCTGCAGCACCGTCCTGCTCTTACCCGTTCTCTTTCACTCCAGGTGGTGCTGCCATCAGCCAGGGCACATTGTACATGCACTGTACTCCTGCCCCAGGGGAGGCGTGGGCCAGATGGGGTGCACCATCAtcgtccccccagccccaccaccccttCCTGCGACAAGCCCTGCAGACTCCAGACTCTCACGGGGTCACCAGGCAGCAGGCGCCATGGGCCCCAGctgctctccccttctccccccgtgGCTGCAGGGCCCTTCCTGCCCCACCGAAGGCTCCGTGGGTGTTTTACACACGGtgggggggcaggcagaggtgcTGGGGCAGCAGCCGCATCAGGGCTGGGCGCTGGTGGCCCTGCCGCAGGGTCAGGTTGCCGTGCCTGGGCTCGAGCCGACCAAAACACGGAAGGTGAAGAACCCCTTTGTTGTGAGCCCCTGATGTTTCACTGGGTAAATAAACCTTGCGTTTTTCACACTGGCTGCTGTAAGTGGTTCTCCAAGGCAGATTCTGGCCGGGAGCTGGGTCCACTGATGGCCTGAGAGCGCAGCTGTTGTATGAGATAATTCcatgtgtgttccccccccccaggcacaggGATGTAGACAGACACACGGTCCCAGTGTGACAGTCATCCAGCAGGGCCAAGAGACGCCTGCACAGGGGTAGGGCCCTGGGAGCTACACGTGTTCCTGGACTCGGCAGCCCTTGGCAAAGAGGAGCACAGCAGGCTTAAGGGACACGTTTATTGGGGGTGTTGAAGGACAAGACCAAAAGCTGCCATGGTGCAGCTCACTGGAAAGAGAAGCTGGTGCTTGGGAGGCCCCCACACCACTGGCTGAGGAACTTGAGCACATCTTGGCATGCAGGGCTGTGGGACGTCTGTGGAACGAGAGAGGCCGTGGCAGTGGCgaggggatggtgctgccaccccacgcccccccaggggctgcacagccagggctgggtCTGCCCCGGCTCCGTGGAGGAGGGTAACCCCTGCCCGGCAGCACTCGGGGAGGGGGCACTAAACCTGCTCTGGTTCAGTGCATCTCCACCGCACAGGACATTTTGTTGTCGGCGTGAGGGGTTGACACCCACggcccatctccctgccccacggggagCCTGGCTCACCTTGACAGCCATCAGAAACTTGTTCCACGTGTCCTTGTTGGCTTCTCGGCCTGGCCGCTTGAACTCTATCTTGTTCCTTAGCACAGGGTACCCTGGGCACACAGTGACGCCCTCAGAATCAAGCCGAGACCCACAGCAGACCCCCTACCTTGTGCTGTGGCAATGACTGCTCCTGGGGGGGCAATGCCGCCTCTGGAAaccggagtgggggggggggtgcccacAGTGGTCagatcaaaggaaaataaaggcctgtccctctgcccagggCACCCAACGATGTCAAACGAGAGCATCCCACTCCTGACCTTTGGAGCCAgagccctgctgctggtggccgagccctgctccccccttctctccccaacTCCTTAAGTCCTGCAGCGCAACCCCTGCTCTCTGAAGTGTGTGGAGCCGGGGGGGCACAGCGCTTGCCAGAAGAGACAGATTTTGTAAAGCGGGGGCAAAGCAGGGACAAGCAccttgtgtgtgcgtgtgtcagtGCTGCTCCTGGGCAGTGCTGTGCGAGAGAcaaccatcacagaatcacacaacggtggaggctggaaggggacTCTGGGGTCAATATGGtccaacccaccccccccagcccctccccagccgtggctcaagcagggccatagccagttgcccaggaccacatccagatggcttttgactGTCTCCAAGTACGGAGATGCCACAACTTCtgtgcaacctcttccagtgctcagtcaacctcacagtaaaaaacgcatttttcctccagtagaggaggaaaacagccagaGTCCCCCTGCTCCTCTTTCAGTGCAGCCCGAATTCCTTCCCAGACCTGCCCCGCACACGTTCCCCCTCCCCGCATAGCACCGTGTGAGCTGACAGAGCTCACCTGTGAGCACGCAGGGCAGGGAGTGGACCCCTGTATTTGCTGCCACCAGCGAGGCCTCGTAGGTGTCCCGCTCGTCCTGGGGCAGCACCTGCTCCAGCCGCTGGTCCATGGACATGGTGAGCACCCAGTCCCGCACCTCCTCCCGCTTCTCCTCCTGCAGGGCAGAGGACAGGCCACCTCCTGGCACCGCACGTGTGTCACGGCCCAGTTGCTCCTCTGCAGCGTGAGGAGGGACATGGGAGGACATGTGTATGCACGCAGGATGCGCACGTGCGCCTGTTTGGGGAGAGGCATGGTTGCATGCGTGCACAAGCACACGCATGTATGGGGAGGGGACTATGAGGGAGTGCACGTGTGCATGCACTGGGGCTCCATGCGGGGAGCGGGGATACGGGGCAGGGGCCAATGCTGAGCACATTTCTGTCTCCTGCTGTcccaccctgtccccaacccTGGTCAGGGAGGGGACCGAAGCAGTGTCACTGGTCACGGGAGCTGGAGAAGGCAAGTGACACTCACAGGCACGTGCTGTTGGGCTGGAAGCGGCACTTCAAAGGGAATGTCTGTGCCCTGGAAATCAGAGTGGTCCAGAGAATCCAGGTTCCCTTCTTCAATGGCCTGAGGAAGGAGAAGCGGTGGAGCACTAGGCAACCCCTCCTCGGAGCTGACAGCTCCACTGTGAGGATGGCATTACCGACACCCCCATCTATTAGTGCTGGGGCGACTGGGCCCTCCTGGGAGGTGGCATTTATGGCCTCTGCAGTGTCAGAGGACCCGTGCCCCTGAAACACTGAACTGCTCAAACCTGTCAGGTGGCCTCAAGGGAGGGAATGGggggcttttttccccagcagctgctgacagCACTTGTAAGAGTGGTACAGTACTGTCTGCCAGCTTCCTGAGCTTTGGTGTTGTCTGGTGACCAAGGAAGGCATTGACTGGTATCGGGGGCTCCCGAGTCTTGTACCACAGTGGCTAAAGCTCTGGGCCATGCCCTCCACCCCTCAGGAAATTTTCCTTCCCTTGAAGGAACTCAGATCACTCGGGAAGCTGTAGCAGCACTTGCAGCCGTGAGGACCACAGCCCTGGACTGTCAGGCCAGCTCACTGTTTGCTGCAGCTCACGTGCAGGGTGGCACTGGCACACGCATGGTGACATGGGCACAGCCGCTCAGGTGCCCCGCATGGCAAGTCCCTCCACAGCGAGTGCTGCACACTGGTTACACCCAGCGGCGTGCAGGGTTCTCCATCAGCACCACGCTGGAACCTCAGGAGTGCCCCGGCCCACAGCCGGCGGTGGTTTTCCCTGCGACAGCCCTCCCTCCAGCAGACCATACGCACATCTGAGAGGTCCAGGAAGCGGTTCAGGAAGATGAAGGCCATGTTCTCCCAGCTGACGGCCTAGAACAGAGAGAACCCCAGGTGAGACCAGCTAGCTtatctgcaaagccacaactgCCCTGCCTGAGTGATGGCTGGAAAGCACGCGCTTGTGTTTGTGCCCCAACATCCCGCTTGCAGCACGGGTAATGGAGGAGAGCACGCATCCCGGTTCACCATCCCAGGGGACTGCTTCACGGGCAAGCACTGGCCACAGGCTGTCGTGCAGGATGGAGTCGAGCATTATCACACAGCATCAGTGAACACGCTGCTCTGCTCGCCACGTgtcactgccatgggcaggtagAACCTGTAGCCTCAGGAGCAAGGTGACACTGAGGTGACCCCGAGCAAGGCAGATCAGTTGTTAGGAGTCCTGAACTGACACGAACAGAGCCATGCAATATAACGTCTGCCCCTGGGTCTGCAGTTCATGTCCCCCTTGCCAGTTCAGGTCTGCCCTCCCACACCTACTGCCATCCTGTGACAAAATGCTGAGGCTGGCAAGCTGTTTGAAGAAAGGCCACCAATGCCAGTGTCTGGCTATTGGTCCACCGGTGCAGCTCCGATGGCAGACAGCTCTTACCTTGGCAGCTATCCCAGCTTCATAGAAAGCCTTGTCTGCAGGCAGGAGCTCAGTGTGGCGCAGCAGGGAAATGGACAGCTTGGCAGCCACGGTGTCCTGCAGAT
Proteins encoded in this window:
- the KRTCAP3 gene encoding keratinocyte-associated protein 3, with the translated sequence MAGGRGGRWAPGALAEPRRLMRGGLGLIVLGHGSLVLGAIVHGSVLRHVAGAGRAVTPEYAAANVVSVGSGLLSVAAGIVAILVSHNLSRAALHWALLSVSLLNCLLSTACSVGLALAIALTVHSRGMHLVRGCDSSVLPADARVAIATNDCPFNTTRIYDTALALWIPSMLLAAAEAVMSGRCCLVALIFRGIGPCARSYGTEQVAGPSAAKEGPPREMHQLLAETCA